One stretch of Prunus persica cultivar Lovell chromosome G1, Prunus_persica_NCBIv2, whole genome shotgun sequence DNA includes these proteins:
- the LOC18789486 gene encoding 3-oxo-Delta(4,5)-steroid 5-beta-reductase, giving the protein MMNFKLQRKHEEDHEAPHTPKSVGLVIGVTGIVGNSLARILPQSDTPGGPWKVYGVARRPRPHWNSDYPMEYIQCDISDPKDTVSKLSRLTDVTHIFYVTWASRSTEPQNCEANAAMIRNVLRVVITNAPNLCHVCLQTGTRHYFGPYESLGKVEPQEPPCLEDLPRLNAPNFYYALEDVLFEEVGKKEDLNITWSVHRPGSIFGFSPYSLVNIVAMLSVYASICKHEKKPLRFPGSEAAWNCYSDVSDADLIAEQQIWAAVDPNAKNEAFNVNNGDVFKWKQFWTVLAEQFEIEEYGFDEEGGGFSLLEMMKEKEGVWEEIVRENQLEPTKLEEIGWWLLDLFFSGEGLMTSMNKSKEHGFLGFRNSRKSFVSWIDKNKAFKIVP; this is encoded by the coding sequence ATGATGAACTTTAAATTGCAGAGGAAACATGAAGAAGATCATGAGGCACCACATACCCCCAAGAGCGTGGGGCTGGTCATCGGTGTAACGGGCATAGTGGGCAACAGCCTAGCTCGAATCCTCCCACAATCAGACACACCCGGCGGTCCATGGAAGGTCTACGGAGTCGCACGCCGTCCTCGCCCGCATTGGAACAGCGACTACCCCATGGAGTACATCCAATGCGACATCTCGGACCCAAAAGACACCGTATCCAAGCTCTCCAGATTAACTGACGTCACCCACATCTTTTATGTCACTTGGGCCAGCCGATCCACGGAGCCCCAAAACTGCGAGGCAAACGCCGCCATGATCCGCAACGTGCTACGTGTCGTCATCACGAACGCGCCAAACCTCTGCCACGTGTGTTTGCAGACAGGGACCAGACACTACTTCGGACCCTACGAGTCGCTCGGCAAAGTGGAGCCCCAGGAGCCGCCTTGTTTGGAGGATCTGCCACGACTGAACGCCCCGAACTTCTACTACGCCCTCGAGGACGTGTTGTTTGAAGAGGTGGGGAAGAAAGAGGATTTGAATATTACATGGTCGGTGCATCGACCCGGTTCAATTTTCGGCTTTTCGCCGTACAGCTTGGTCAACATTGTAGCCATGCTGAGTGTGTACGCTTCTATATGTAAGCATGAGAAGAAACCGTTGAGATTTCCTGGAAGCGAAGCGGCCTGGAATTGTTACTCGGACGTTTCGGATGCGGATTTGATCGCGGAGCAGCAGATATGGGCGGCGGTTGACCCGAATGCGAAAAACGAAGCGTTTAATGTGAACAATGGGGATGTTTTTAAGTGGAAGCAGTTTTGGACGGTGTTGGCTGAGCAGTTTGAGATTGAGGAGTACGGGTTTGATGAGGAGGGTGGGGGGTTTAGTTTGTTGGAGATGATGAAGGAGAAGGAGGGTGTGTGGGAGGAGATAGTGAGGGAGAACCAGCTGGAGCCCACAAAGTTGGAGGAGATAGGGTGGTGGCTGCTGGATTTGTTTTTCAGTGGGGAAGGTCTCATGACTAGCATGAATAAGAGTAAAGAGCATGGGTTTTTGGGGTTCAGAAACTCCAGGAAATCCTTCGTTTCATGGATTGATAAAAACAAAGCTTTCAAGATTGTGCCTTGA
- the LOC18790424 gene encoding uncharacterized protein LOC18790424, with protein MERKQGFFSALKEEVVRGLSPGRSRAKSPARSGSPVSSLLRRRRNHHVAPPEPLMIPRSGSVRPAEALSPLKEGPDGTDGGDSRMEGKWGHWMKGQLCRAPSVSCSAYKRSDLRLLLGVLGAPLGPVHVSTTEPLPHLSIKDTPIESSSAQYILQQYTAASGGQKLQNSIHNAYAMGKVRMIASEFETANRVVKNRNSSKAAESGGFVLWQMHPDMWYVELALGGSKVHAGCNGQLVWRHTPWLGAHAAKGPVRPLRRALQGLDPRTTASMFTNSRCIGEKNINGEECFILKLSTDPLTLKARSEGPAEIIRHVLFGYFSQKTGLLVHLEDSHLTRIQNNGGDAVYWETTINSFLDDYRPVEGIMIAHSGRSVVTLFRFGETALSHTKTRMEEAWTIEEVAFNVPGLSIDCFIPPAELRFASMSETCELPQGQTVNNTMAAAAYRAKVASLERSHQGSVNNVMWKMDA; from the exons ATGGAGAGAAAGCAGGGGTTTTTTTCGGCTTTGAAAGAGGAGGTGGTGAGGGGGTTGTCGCCGGGGAGGTCCAGGGCGAAAAGTCCGGCGAGGAGTGGGTCCCCAGTGTCGAGTTTGCTGAGGCGGAGGAGGAACCACCACGTGGCGCCGCCTGAGCCGTTGATGATTCCGAGATCCGGGAGCGTGAGGCCCGCCGAGGCGTTGTCGCCGTTGAAGGAAGGGCCGGATGGGACGGACGGTGGAGATTCAAGGATGGAGGGGAAGTGGGGCCACTGGATGAAGGGACAGCTGTGCAGGGCTCCTTCGGTTTCGTGCTCAGCTTACAAAAGGTCGGATCTGAGGTTGTTGCTTGGGGTTCTGGGTGCGCCGCTCGGCCCGGTGCACGTTAGCACCACCGAACCTTTGCCTCACCTTAGCATCAAAGACACTCCCATT GAATCTTCATCTGCTCAGTATATATTGCAGCAGTATACGGCAGCATCAGGAGGGCAAAAGCTTCAGAACTCGATCCACAATGCTTATGCTATGGGTAAGGTCAGAATGATAGCTTCAGAGTTTGAGACAGCCAACAGGGTTGTGAAGAACCGGAATTCCTCCAAAGCAGCAGAGTCTGGTGGCTTTGTCCTGTGGCAGATGCATCCAGACATGTGGTATGTGGAGCTTGCACTTGGTGGCAGCAAGGTTCATGCTGGTTGCAATGGACAGCTTGTGTGGAGGCACACACCTTGGCTTGGTGCACATGCTGCAAAAGGCCCTGTTAGACCCTTGCGACGTGCACTTCAG GGACTTGACCCAAGAACCACTGCCAGCATGTTTACCAATTCAAGATGCATTGGtgaaaagaatattaatgGGGAGGAGTGTTTCATCCTCAAGCTTTCTACGGATCCTTTGACACTGAAAGCCAGAAGTGAAGGGCCTGCAGAGATCATTAGGCATGTTTTATTTGGCTACTTCAGCCAAAAAACAGGGCTCCTTGTACACTTGGAAGATTCCCATTTGACCCGCATTCAGAACAATGGAGGTGATGCTGTCTACTGGGAGACCACAATTAACTCATTTCTCGATGATTACAGGCCGGTTGAGGGAATTATGATTGCTCACTCAGGACGTTCGGTAGTAACCTTGTTCAGGTTTGGAGAAACTGCGCTGAGTCACACCAAGACCAGGATGGAAGAAGCTTGGACAATTGAGGAAGTGGCATTCAATGTCCCTGGCTTGTCAATAGACTGTTTCATTCCCCCTGCCGAGCTAAGATTTGCTTCTATGAGTGAAACCTGTGAGCTCCCTCAGGGTCAGACTGTAAATAACACCATGGCAGCAGCTGCATATCGAGCCAAAGTTGCTTCACTCGAGAGGTCTCATCAAGGCAGTGTCAATAATGTTATGTGGAAGATGGATGCTTAG
- the LOC18789508 gene encoding uncharacterized protein LOC18789508 has protein sequence MSWWWAGAIGAAKKKHKYDDHEAPRSFKSVGLVIGVTGLVGNSLAEILPLHDTPGGPWKVYGVARRPRPDWSVDHTVEYIQCDISDPIDAQTKLSQLTDVTHIFYVTWTSRSTEADNCEANGALLRNVLSSVIPNAPNLSHVCLQTGTKHYDGPLEAYGKVAPHDTPSTEDLPRLNVPLFYYTLEDVLFEEVEKKEGLTWSVHRPGLIFGFSPYVMLSIVSMLCAYAAICKHEGLPLRFPGSKAGWDSYSEASDADLIAEQQIWAAVDPYAKNEAFNINNGDVFRWKQLWKVLAEEFEIEEYGFDEGFSLVEMMRDKGGVWEEIVGENQLRHAKLEEVGLWEVVEVVLGGGAELSSMNKNKEHGFCGFRNTRNSFVYWIDKMKAHKIVPLRTPNPNSNQFPFSSFLLSFLPTLPKIMSWWWAGAVGAAKKKFDEDEAPRSPESVGLVIGVTGIVGNSLAEILPISDTPGGPWKVYGVARRPRPNWNADHPVEYIQCDISDADDAKAKLSPLSDVTHIFYVTWTNRSTEAENCEANGAMFRNVLNSVIPNAPNLRHVCLQTGAKHYVGPFEAFGKIQPHEPPFTEDLPRLDYPNFYYTMEDLLFAEMEKKEDLTWSVHRPDAIFGFSPYSMMNIVGTLCVYAAICKHERVPLKFPGSKAAWNCYSVASDADLIAEQHIWAAVDPYAKNEAFNINNGDVFKWKHFWKVLAEQFGIEEYGIDEEEGAKLSLVELMKGKERVWEEIVKENQLQPTRLEEVGVWWFVDAWLGGEGLLCSMNKSKEHGFVGFRNSRNSFVTWIDKTKAFKIVP, from the exons ATGAGCTGGTGGTGGGCTGGAGCTATTGGCGCTGCCAAG AAAAAGCATAAGTATGATGATCATGAAGCGCCAAGAAGCTTCAAAAGCGTGGGATTGGTGATTGGCGTGACCGGCCTAGTGGGCAACAGCCTTGCCGAAATCCTCCCCCTCCATGACACGCCCGGAGGTCCCTGGAAGGTCTACGGAGTCGCACGCCGTCCACGCCCAGATTGGAGCGTTGACCACACCGTTGAATACATCCAATGCGACATCTCCGACCCAATTGACGCCCAAACCAAGCTCTCTCAGTTGACCGACGTCACCCACATCTTCTACGTCACCTGGACCAGTCGCTCCACCGAGGCCGACAACTGCGAGGCCAACGGCGCCCTACTGCGCAACGTCTTGAGCTCCGTGATTCCAAACGCGCCAAATCTCAGCCACGTGTGCCTCCAGACCGGCACCAAACACTACGATGGGCCGTTGGAGGCGTACGGCAAGGTAGCTCCCCATGACACGCCGTCTACGGAGGATTTGCCCCGATTGAATGTCCCGCTTTTTTATTACACCCTCGAAGATGTGTTGTTTGAAGAGGTGGAGAAGAAAGAGGGCTTGACCTGGTCCGTACACCGACCCGGACTTATTTTCGGGTTTTCACCTTATGTCATGCTGAGCATTGTGAGCATGCTTTGCGCGTACGCTGCTATATGCAAGCACGAGGGGTTGCCGTTGAGATTTCCGGGTAGCAAAGCTGGTTGGGATTCGTATTCGGAGGCTTCAGACGCGGATCTGATAGCGGAGCAGCAAATATGGGCGGCGGTGGACCCGTATGCCAAAAACGAAGCGTTTAATATCAACAATGGGGACGTGTTTAGGTGGAAGCAGTTGTGGAAGGTGTTGGCGGAGGAATTTGAGATTGAGGAGTACGGGTTTGATGAGGGGTTTAGCTTGGTGGAGATGATGAGGGACAAAGGTGGAGTGTGGGAAGAGATTGTGGGGGAAAATCAGCTGCGACACGCAAAGTTGGAGGAGGTGGGGCTGTGGGAGGTTGTGGAGGTTGTATTGGGTGGGGGAGCTGAGTTGTCTAGCATGAACAAGAATAAAGAGCACGGGTTTTGCGGGTTTAGAAACACCAGGAATTCCTTTGTTTATTGGATTGATAAAATGAAAGCTCACAAGATTGTGCCA CTCCGAACTCCCAATCCTAACTCCAATCAATTTCCCTTctcttcatttcttctttcttttctcccaaCTTTACCCAAAATCATGAGCTGGTGGTGGGCTGGAGCTGTTGGCGCTGCCAAG AAAAAATTTGACGAAGACGAAGCACCGCGAAGCCCCGAGAGCGTAGGTCTCGTGATCGGCGTCACCGGCATAGTCGGCAACAGCCTCGCCGAAATCCTCCCGATCTCCGACACCCCCGGGGGTCCATGGAAGGTCTACGGCGTCGCACGCCGTCCCCGCCCGAACTGGAACGCCGACCACCCCGTCGAGTACATCCAGTGCGACATCTCCGATGCCGACGACGCCAAGGCCAAGCTCTCTCCGTTATCCGACGTCACCCACATCTTCTACGTGACCTGGACCAACCGATCCACCGAGGCCGAGAACTGCGAGGCTAACGGCGCTATGTTCCGCAACGTCTTGAATTCCGTCATCCCAAACGCACCCAATCTCCGCCACGTGTGCCTCCAGACCGGGGCCAAGCACTACGTCGGGCCGTTCGAGGCGTTCGGAAAGATCCAGCCCCACGAGCCGCCCTTCACGGAGGACCTGCCCCGATTGGACTACCCGAATTTCTACTACACCATGGAAGATTTGTTGTTCGCTGAGATGGAGAAGAAGGAGGACTTGACTTGGTCCGTCCACCGACCCGATGCGATTTTCGGGTTCTCTCCGTACAGCATGATGAACATCGTCGGCACGCTCTGCGTGTACGCCGCCATCTGCAAGCACGAGAGAGTGCCGTTAAAGTTCCCGGGAAGCAAAGCGGCGTGGAACTGCTACTCGGTGGCTTCGGATGCGGATCTGATAGCGGAGCAGCACATATGGGCGGCGGTGGACCCGTATGCCAAAAACGAAGCGTTTAACATAAACAATGGAGATGTGTTTAAGTGGAAGCATTTCTGGAAGGTGTTGGCTGAGCAATTTGGGATTGAGGAGTATGGGATTGATGAGGAGGAGGGGGCGAAGCTGAGCTTGGTGGAGCTGATGAAGGGGAAGGAGAGAGTGTGGGAGGAGATAGTGAAGGAGAATCAGCTGCAGCCCACAAGGTTGGAGGAGGTTGGGGTGTGGTGGTTTGTGGATGCTTGGTTGGGTGGGGAGGGATTGTTGTGTAGTATGAACAAGAGCAAGGAGCATGGGTTTGTGGGTTTTAGAAACTCCAGGAATTCATTTGTCACTTGGATTGATAAAACGAAGGCTTTCAAGATTGTGCCTTGA
- the LOC18789471 gene encoding uncharacterized protein LOC18789471 produces MSWWWAGAVGAAKKKLEGADTTAPEGYQSVALVIGLTGIVGNSLAEILPLHDTPGGPWKVYGVARRARPDWSVDHPVDYIQCDISDPEDTQAKLSELTDVTHIFYVTWTSRANEIENCEANGAMFRNLLRVVIPVAPNLRHVSLQTGTKHYLGPFECIGKIKAHDPPFTEDLPRLDVPNFYYTLEDILFEEVQKKEGLTWSVHRPYNIFGFSPHSLMNIIGTLCVYAAICKKEGKPLKFPGSKVAWECYAMASDADLIAEQHIWAAVDPNAANEAFNINNGDVFKWKQFWKGLAEQFGIEEHGFYEEEEGEGRLSLVEMMKGKEGVWEEIVKENELQPTKLEEVGVWWFADYVLGGEAVLDSMNKSKEHGFLGFRNSYKSFISWIEKMKSYKIVPLIACVICEEKDGAFCSLPYKNREATKQNTTPIVTCGFSSLLLRAFHFNPKIRMSWWWARAVADAKKKYQGVDTSAPQGQRSVGLVIGVTGIVGNSLAEILPRPDTPGGPWKVYGVARRPRPKWNADHPVDYIQCDISDPEDTKAKLSKLTDVTHLFYVSWAHKATEVENCEANGAMLRNVLGVVIPVAPNIRHVSLQTGTKHYIGPFESFGKIKAHDPPFTEDLPRLDVSNFYYTQEDILFDEAKKKEGLSWSVHRPNTIFGFSPYSLMNVIGTLCVYAAICKHEKKPLKFPGSKAAWNCFSVASDADLIAEQHIWAAVDPYAKNEAFNVNNGDVFKWKHVWKVLAEQFGIEEYGIDEEEGERRLSLVEMMKGKGGVWEEIVKKNKLQPTKLEEVGVWWFADIVLCVESALDSMNKSKEHGFLGFRNSQESFTSWVQKMKAYKIVP; encoded by the exons ATGAGCTGGTGGTGGGCTGGAGCTGTTGGGGCTGCTAAG AAAAAGTTGGAAGGAGCTGATACCACAGCACCAGAAGGCTACCAAAGCGTGGCGCTAGTGATCGGCTTGACGGGCATCGTGGGCAACAGCCTGGCGGAGATCCTCCCGCTCCACGACACGCCCGGCGGTCCCTGGAAGGTGTACGGCGTCGCGCGCCGTGCCCGGCCCGATTGGAGCGTTGACCACCCCGTTGACTACATCCAATGCGACATCTCGGACCCGGAAGACACCCAAGCCAAGCTCTCCGAATTAACCGACGTCACCCACATCTTCTACGTGACGTGGACGAGCAGAGCCAATGAGATCGAGAATTGCGAGGCCAACGGCGCAATGTTCCGCAACCTCCTACGTGTCGTGATCCCAGTGGCTCCTAATCTCCGCCACGTCAGCCTTCAAACCGGCACGAAACACTACCTTGGGCCGTTCGAGTGCATTGGCAAGATTAAAGCCCATGACCCGCCTTTCACCGAGGACCTGCCGAGGCTGGACGTGCCCAATTTTTACTACACGTTGGAGGACATATTGTTTGAAGAGGTCCAGAAAAAAGAGGGCCTGACTTGGTCCGTCCACAGGCCCTATaacatttttgggttttctcctCACAGCTTGATGAACATAATTGGGACGCTTTGTGTCTACGCTGCTATATGCAAGAAAGAGGGCAAACCCCTGAAGTTTCCCGGCAGCAAAGTGGCTTGGGAGTGTTATGCGATGGCCTCGGACGCTGACCTGATAGCGGAGCAGCACATATGGGCGGCGGTGGACCCGAATGCCGCAAACGAAGCGTTTAATATAAACAATGGGGATGTGTTTAAGTGGAAGCAGTTTTGGAAGGGGTTGGCGGAGCAGTTTGGGATTGAGGAGCATGGGTTttatgaggaggaggagggtgaGGGGAGGTTGAGCTTGGTGGAGATGATGAAGGGGAAGGAGGGCGTGTGGGAGGAGATTGTGAAGGAGAATGAGCTGCAGCCTACGAAGCTGGAGGAGGTGGGGGTGTGGTGGTTTGCTGACTATGTGTTGGGCGGGGAGGCTGTTTTGGACAGTATGAATAAGAGCAAGGAGCATGGGTTTTTGGGGTTTAGGAACTCCTACAAGTCTTTCATTTCATGGATTGAGAAGATGAAATCTTACAAGATTGTACCA CTAATAGCTTGCGTCATATGCGAAGAAAAAGATGGAGCCTTTTGTTCTCTTCCCTATAAAAACAGAGAagccacaaaacaaaacacaacaccGATTGTCACTTGtggcttctcttctcttctcttgagggcttttcatttcaacccaaaaatcaGAATGAGCTGGTGGTGGGCTAGAGCTGTTGCCGATGCCAAG AAGAAATATCAAGGAGTTGACACGTCAGCACCACAAGGCCAAAGGAGTGTGGGGCTAGTGATCGGCGTGACGGGCATAGTGGGTAACAGCCTAGCTGAGATCCTCCCTCGCCCTGACACACCAGGCGGCCCGTGGAAGGTGTACGGCGTCGCCCGCCGTCCCCGCCCAAAATGGAACGCCGACCATCCCGTTGACTATATCCAGTGCGACATCTCGGACCCGGAAGACACAAAGGCCAAGCTCTCTAAATTAACCGATGTCACGCACCTATTTTACGTGTCATGGGCCCACAAAGCCACCGAGGTCGAAAATTGCGAGGCCAACGGGGCCATGCTCCGCAACGTGTTAGGTGTCGTGATCCCTGTGGCGCCAAATATCCGCCACGTGTCGTTGCAAACTGGCACCAAACACTATATTGGTCCGTTCGAGTCATTTGGCAAGATCAAAGCCCATGACCCGCCTTTTACTGAGGACCTGCCGAGGCTGGACGTTTCCAATTTCTATTACACTCAGGAGGACATATTGTTTGATGAGGCTAAGAAGAAGGAGGGGTTGAGTTGGTCGGTCCATAGGCCCAATACCATATTTGGGTTTTCTCCTTATAGCTTGATGAACGTAATTGGGACGCTTTGCGTCTACGCTGCTATATGTAAGCATGAGAAGAAGCCTTTGAAATTTCCCGGAAGCAAAGCGGCTTGGAATTGCTTCTCGGTGGCTTCGGATGCGGATTTGATCGCGGAGCAGCATATCTGGGCGGCTGTGGATCCGTATGCAAAAAACGAAGCGTTTAATGTGAACAATGGGGATGTGTTTAAGTGGAAGCATGTTTGGAAGGTGTTGGCGGAGCAGTTTGGGATTGAGGAGTATGGGATTGATGAGGAAGAGGGTGAGAGGAGGTTGAGCTTGGTGGAGATGATGAAGGGGAAAGGTGGTGTGTGGGAAGAGATTGTGAAGAAGAATAAGCTGCAGCCAACAAAGTTGGAGGAGGTAGGGGTTTGGTGGTTTGCTGACATCGTGTTGTGTGTTGAGTCTGCGTTGGACAGTATGAACAAGAGCAAGGAGCATGGCTTTTTGGGTTTCAGAAATTCCCAAGAGTCCTTCACTTCCTGGGTTCAAAAGATGAAAGCTTACAAGATTGTTCCATGA
- the LOC18789463 gene encoding uncharacterized protein LOC18789463 — translation MDSLKQKEQACTRPFCFFCTMKEPDSFKRRAGISACFKELPLGEDQGNVLVLSSLWQIAMTHPDDPEFPSLGIFECMAKLIFKGINNKCWLQTDQNIYIPYYAAHAIGSYTMNKAEFAEKAVASGVIPPLLDLLRGKMSWVEQRVAARALGHLASYERTSEAVAQYEEEVVRSAMKVASTCLHVVYMSFVGVKDKRKRQKYHCDLLTRGVGGLEMEICKAEEWASQLQCWSLNILNCFACKEKSLNLICKQDFLKQLCGMWGGLANRSSPAGVGLIRILCYSKYGRKKISESREVIESLCNISRSSDDWQYMGIDCLLLLLKDPDTRYKVIDIAALFLVDLVELRSLGDRSNLGETITKALLLANYKQGKLNNNRKIEKNLEELWNLKVERRKRERGLCQEKIEKRMVLVDVIKQEANHMFCLGEIEEAIVKYSEALELCPLGLRKERMVLYSNRAQCQLLMRDSDAAIRDSTRALCLSTPVNSHSKSLWRRSQAYDMKGLAKESLMDCLAFINGCIKSESSRRVKIPHYAARMISKQMEATWLFSTARSTMATRQDFQVMKQVQESEGKGNLCESGDDKQDYRDEIMRVMMEKKGLSTILEEPLIVKEESRRKMERTRRV, via the exons ATGGATTCCCTGAAGCAAAAGGAGCAGGCTTGCACGAGaccattttgtttcttctgcACCATGAAAGAACCAGACTCCTTTAAGAGGAGAGCTGGAATATCAGCCTGCTTCAAGGAACTACCACTCGGAGAAGACCAAGGAAATGTTCTGGTGCTGAGCAGTCTATGGCAAATTGCTATGACTCACCCTGATGACCCAGAGTTCCCATCACTTGGAATCTTTGAGTGCATGGCAAAGCTAATCTTCAAAGGCATCAACAACAAGTGTTGGCTTCAAACAGACCAAAACATCTACATCCCTTACTATGCAGCTCATGCCATTGGCTCTTACACCATGAACAAGGCTGAGTTTGCCGAAAAGGCGGTAGCTTCGGGCGTAATTCCACCATTGCTTGATCTTCTGAGAGGAAAGATGAGTTGGGTTGAGCAAAGGGTTGCTGCTCGAGCGCTCGGTCACCTTGCAAGCTATGAAAGAACCTCTGAAGCTGTAGCACAATATGAAGAAGAGGTGGTAAGATCAGCCATGAAAGTAGCTTCTACATGTCTTCATGTGGTGTATATGAGTTTTGTAGGAGTGAAGGAtaagagaaaaagacaaaaataccACTGTGATTTGCTCACAAGAGGTGTTGGTGGATTAGAAATGGAGATTTGCAAGGCTGAGGAGTGGGCAAGTCAACTCCAATGTTGGTCTctcaatattttaaattgttttgctTGCAAAGAAAAGTCTTTGAATCTCATTTGCAAGCAAGACTTTTTGAAACAATTGTGTGGAATGTGGGGTGGTTTGGCCAATCGCTCATCACCAGCTGGTGTTGGACTTATTAGAATCTTGTGTTACAGTAAATATGggaggaaaaaaatttctgagtCGAGAGAAGTTATAGAGAGCCTCTGTAATATCTCGAGGTCTTCAGATGATTGGCAGTACATGGGAATCGATTGCCTTTTGCTGCTCCTCAAAGACCCAGATACGAGGTACAAAGTTATCGATATTGCCGCCTTGTTTCTTGTTGATTTGGTTGAGCTAAGAAGCCTTGGAGATAGATCAAACTTAGGTGAAACAATCACAAAAGCCCTACTTCTTGCAAATTACAAGCAGGGAAAATTGAACAACAAcaggaaaattgaaaagaatttaGAAGAGCTGTGGAATTTGAAAGtggagaggaggaagagggaaAGAGGATTGTGtcaagaaaaaattgagaaaagaaTGGTTTTGGTGGATGTAATAAAACAAGAAGCAAATCATATGTTTTGTTTGGGAGAAATAGAGGAAGCCATAGTTAAGTATTCTGAAGCATTAGAATTGTGCCCATTAGGgttgagaaaagaaagaatggtGCTTTATAGCAACAGAGCTCAGTGTCAATTGCTGATGAGGGACTCAGATGCTGCCATTAGGGACTCAACCAGAGCTCTATGCTTGTCAACTCCAGTGAATTCTCATAGTAAAAGCCTCTGGAGAAGATCACAGGCTTATGACATGAAAGGGTTGGCTAAAGAAAGCTTGATGGACTGTTTGGCGTTCATCAATGGCTGCATCAAGTCTGAGAGTAGCAGGCGGGTGAAGATTCCACATTATGCTGCACGTATGATCAGCAAACAGATGGAGGCCACGTGGCTCTTCTCGACTGCCCGGTCAACAATGGCAACTCGTCAAGACTTTCAAGTGATGAAACAAGTACAAGAATCAGAAGGGAAGGGTAACTTATGTGAAAGTGGGGATGACAAGCAAGACTACCGTGATGAAATTATGAGAGTTATGATGGAGAAAAAAG GTCTGTCCACCATTTTAGAAGAACCTTTAATTGTAAAGGAAGAGAGTAGGAGGAAGATGGAAAGGACAAGAAGGGTGTAA
- the LOC18789404 gene encoding peamaclein — protein MKLGFATFLLVCLLLSSSVFEATMAGSSFCDSKCGVRCSKAGYQERCLKYCGICCEKCHCVPSGTYGNKDECPCYRDLKNSKGNPKCP, from the exons ATGAAGCTCGGCTTTGCAACCTTCCTGCTTGTTTGTCTTCTTCTCAGCTCCTCTGTATTTGAGGCTACAATGGCTGGTTCAT CTTTCTGTGACTCCAAGTGTGGGGTGAGATGTTCGAAAGCCGGATATCAGGAGCGGTGCTTGAAGTACTGTGGAATCTGTTGTGAGAAATGCCACTGCGTTCCATCTGGGACTTACGGAAACAAGGACGAGTGCCCTTGCTACAGAGACCTCAAAAACTCCAAGGGCAACCCCAAATGCCCTTAA